The Tropicibacter oceani DNA segment CCTTGGTCCAATACTGGCCTTCGTCGGTGTCGTGTTCGTCCTCGATTTCACCGATGACCTGTTCGATCAGATCCTCGATGGTCACCAGACCGTCGACACCGCCATATTCGTCGATCACCAGCGCCATGTGGCGGCGTTCGGCCTGCATCTTGGTCAGCAGGACGCCGATGGGCATCGAGGGCGGAACGAACAGCAGGGGCCGCACCATCCGTTTGAGGTTGAAACGCTGGCCGGTGCCGTTGAAGCCGTGCTGCAGCGCGAAATCCTTGAGGTGGGCAATGCCGACCGGTGTGTCCAGCGTGCCTTCGAACACCGGCACCCGGGTCAGGCCGGTGTCACGGAACACCTGCGCCAGATCGTCCTTGGTGATGGTGCTGGGCACGGCGACGATTTCGGCCTTGGGGATGGCCACGTCTTCGACCCGCATGCGGCGCAGGTTGATCATGCCATGCCGGGGCGGTTCGGGGCGCGGAGGCGTGCTGCCGTTTACCGGCGATGTGGCCTGTTGATCGCCGCCGATCCATCCAAAGAGCCGCCGGATCACGCCGGGGCTGTCATTCTCGGTCTTGTCTGTCGGTCCCGTCACTTGCGCGCCCTGCGCTGCATTAGACGGGTCGTCGTTGTCGCCCATTTTTCCTGTCCAGTTAGAGGCCCGATGGCCCGTCAAGTTCCCTATATGGGTCCGGCACCCCCAGTTTGCCAAGTATCGCCACTTCGATACCTTCCATCAACGTGGCATCCGCGTCACGGATGTGGTCGTAGCCCAGCAAATGCAGCACGGCGTGAATGACCAGATGGGTGACATGGTCCGCAAAGGGTTTGCCCTGTTCCTGCGCTTCGCGTTCGCAGGTCTGAAAGGCAATGGCAATATCGCCCAGCTCTGGCAGTTCGGGCGGCAGCGGGTTTTCGCCGGGAATTTCGGCGGAAAGGTCTTCGGAGGGCCAGCTGAGCACATTGGTCGGGGTCGGCTTGCCACGGAAATCGGCATTCAGCGCGGCGATGCGCGTGTCGTCGCAGCCAAGCACCGCGATTTCGTGGTCTTCTTCGGCGATGCCCAGGTGGCGCAGGACGGCCTGCGCGGCCTGTTCGGCAAGGGTTTCCAGACCGGCCTGGTCCCAGCGCGCGTCTTCGATGATGGTGTCGGTCAACATGTGGCTCGCAACGGGGGCTCTGCCCCCGGACCCCCGGGATATTTGTGGCAATTGGAAACGAAGGGCGTTCAGCCCTGTTCCGCGTCCTTTTCGTAGGCCTCGATGATGGCGGCGACAAGCGGGTGGCGCACGACGTCCTTGGAGGTGAAGTAGTTGAAGGAGATCTTGGGGATGGCGTTCAGGAGCCGTTCGGCATCGGCAAGCCCCGAGGGCATGCCGCGGGGCAGGTCGACCTGGGTGCGGTCGCCGGTGATCACCATGCGCGAGCCTTCGCCAAGGCGGGTCAGGAACATCTTCATCTGCATCGAGGTGGCGTTCTGTGCCTCGTCCAGCACGACGAAGGCGTTGGACAGTGTGCGCCCGCGCATGAAGGCCAGCGGGGCGATTTCCACGGTCTTTTCCTCGATCATCTTTGCCAATTGCTTGCCGGGCAGGAAATCGTTCAGCGCGTCATAGAGCGGCTGCATGTAGGGATCGACCTTTTCCTTCATGTCGCCGGGCAGGTAGCCCAGTTTTTCGCCCGCCTCGACGGCGGGGCGGGACAGGATGATCTTGTCGACCTCGCCGTTGATCAGCATGTTCACGCCGACGGCCACGGCCAGGTAGGTCTTGCCGGTGCCGGCAGGGCCGATGCCAAAGGCCATCTCGTTTTCGAACAGGGCGCGGACATAGGCCTTTTGCGCTTCGGTGCGGGGTTCGATCAGCTTTTTGCGGGTCTTGATTTCGACCTTGCCGCCCTGGAACATTTCCAGCTGGTCGTCGGGGCCGGAGTCGTCACCCATGCGGAACTGGCGATCAATCTCGCCGCGGCTGACTTCGCGGCCTTGTTCGAGCCGCTCGTAGAGGGCGCGCAGCACTTCGGTGGCTTCGGCCTGGGCCTCGGGGGTGCCGTGAACGGCAAGGAAGTTGCCCCGCCGCAGGATCTGAACGCCGGTCCGGGTTTCGATATCGGTCAGGTTGCGGTCGTATTCGCCGCACAGATCGATCAGCAGACGGTTGTCTGGGAATTCGAGGATCGCTTCGGTCAGGGTGCCTGTGTTCACGCATGTCTCCTGCGCATGGGGTTCAACATATGGTGCCAAGACCGGGCGGGTGACGCAAGCGGTGAGAGGCAAATGTCACGTGTTTGAAACGAAAAAGGCCGCGCAACGGGTGCGCGGCCTTTGATTTGTGCAGTCAACACGACGATCAGAGCGGATCGCCGATGATCGAGGTCGAGCCCTGCTTGAAATCGCCGGTGGCGATGGTCGGCGGGGCGACGCCCGAGCAGACCGGTTTGCCGTATTTGTCGAGACGGCCGGACAGGTAGCCCTCGACGCCGTCATCGATGATCCAGTGGTCGCAGCCATTGGGGTCAACCCAGATACCTGCGCGCATGGTGCTCAGATCGTCGGCGTCGATGCCGCGGTCGATGCTTTTGTCGGGGCCGTAGGCGCCGATGCCTTCGCCGACTTCGCAGCCGGCAAGAACGGTGGCCGCACCCAGAACAAGGGCCAGTTTGATCAGTTTCATGTCGTCAGGCCCCTTTAGCGAATGCAGATGATTTCGACGCGGCGGTTCTTGGCCATGCCGGTCGAGGTGCCGTTCGAGGCAACCGGCCAGCGTTCGCCATAGCCGCGCACGTCGGAAATGTTCGCGCCGATCGACTTGGCGACATTGGCCACGGCCAGCGCGCGGTTATAGCTGAGACGCATGTTGTATTCGTCCGAAGCGCGGCTGTCGGTGTGGCCTGCGATGATGTAGGCTTGGGCCGAGGCGCTTTGGAAGAATTCCGCCAGTTTCTGTTTGCCGGCAGCCGAGATGCGGTGGCTGTCGGTGGCAAAGAACTGGTCGGTGTTCATCACGCCGCAGGTGTTGCCGCGGTTGCAGACCGGCAGACCTTTGCGATCCAGATGGATGTCCATGTAGCCTTCGACGCCGTCGTCCATGACCCAGTGTTCACAGCCGTCGGGATCAATCCAGATGCCCGGAATATACTGTTCACCTTTGATGGTGCGCGTGTTCTGCGTAGAGATGAATGGTTCTTTTTGCCCTGTCCCGTCGGCCATCGCCGGCGCAGAGGCCGTGATACCCGTCAGGGCAGCCAGCGCGATTGCGCCGACGGCTTTGGAAATGCGATTTGCCACAGCCACTGTCCCTTGGTTCGTGTTTCCCCCAGCGCGCGAATCCCAATATTGGCAGCGGGTGCGCGCAAACTTACTATAATCAACACATTAGCAAATGTTTCTCGCGTGTGAAGCGAAAAGGCAGGGCTTTTGCACCGGATTCCGAAACAATTCCCGGTCGGCGCGGGGCAAACTGTGGATAAACCGAAGGCTGCTTGCGAAACAAGGACTTCTGTCAGCCCTCGCCGGGGATCAATTCGCCCTTGAGCGAGTTCGGGCCCGAGGACACGATTCGCACCTTGGCCAGGTCGCCGCGGGCCAGGGAGGCGCCGCTGACGTGCACTGCATGCAGATATTCGGATTTGCCCACCATCTGCCCGGGCATGCGACCCGGTTTTTCGAACAGGACGGTGACTTCGCGCCCGACCATGGCATCCTGCAATTCGCGCTGCTGGCGGGTCAGCAGAGCCTGAAGGCGCTGCAGCCGGTCGTCCTTTTCTGCCTCGTCCATCTGGGGGCGTTCGGCGGCGGGGGTGCCGGGGCGCTCGGAATACTTGAAGGAAAAGGCGCTGCCGTATTTGACCGCTTCGATCAGGGCCAGGGTGTCCTGAAAATCGGCCTCGGTCTCTTCGGGGAAACCGACGATGAAATCGCCCGACAGGTGCAGGTCGGGGCGCGCGGCGCGCAGACGTTCGATCAGCTTCAGGTACTGTTCGGCGGTGTGGCTGCGGTTCATGCGTTTGAGGATCTTGTCGCTGCCGGCCTGCACGGGCAGGTGCAGATAGGGCATGAGCTTGTCGCAGTCGCCGTGGGCGGCGATCAGGGCGTCGTCCATGTCGTTGGGGTGGCTGGTGGTGAACCGGATGCGTTCCAGCCCGTCGATGGTGGCCAGTTCGCGGATCAGCCCGGCAAGGCCGCCATCGTGACCGTGATAGGCGTTGACGTTCTGGCCCAGCAGGGTGATTTCGCGCACGCCGCGTTCGACCAGGTCGCGGGCCTCGGTCATCACGCGGTTGGCGGGGCGACTGACTTCGGCGCCGCGGGTATAGGGCACCACGCAGAAGGCGCAGAACTTGTCACAGCCTTCCTGAACGGTCAGGAAGGCGGTGGGCCCGCGCGCCGCCTTGGGGCGGGCCTTGAGGTGCTCGAACTTGTCCTCTTCGGGGAAATCGGTGTCCAGCGCGCGTTCGCCGGCAATCGCCTTGGCGGTCAGATCCGGCAGGCGGTGATAGCTTTGCGGCCCGACGACCAGGTCGACCATGGGCTGGCGGCGCATGATCTCTTCGCCTTCTGCCTGGGCGACGCAGCCGGCGACACCGATCTTGAGATCGGGCTTGGCGGTCTTGAGCCCCTTGTAGCGGCCAAGCTCGGAATAGACCTTTTCGGCGGCCTTTTCGCGGATGTGGCAGGTGTTCAACAGGATCATGTCCGCGTCGTCGGGACTGTCGGTGGTGACATAGCCCTGACCGCCCATGGCTTCGGCCATACGCTCGCTGTCGTAGACGTTCATCTGGCAACCGTAGGTCTTGATGAAAAGCTTTTTGGGCTGGGTCATGGGTCTGTCCTGTCGCGCGGCCTGGGGCATGCAAGAATTTTCTGCGAAAATTCCATTCACCCTTGGTTTCAAGGGCCGCAGATAGCCCGAATCCCCCATCGCTTGCAATGCACGAGATTTTCACGGATTCTATGGCAAAACCGCCGGGGCAGGGGCGCAGGATGCAGTACAAGAACCTTCAGGACTTTCTTCAGGCGGATCCCGCCGCGCTGGCCCGGGGGCCGGTGGCGATGATCTTTGCCGAAGACGATGTGGAACTGGCCACCACCTTGCGGCATCATCGCCAGCTGGGGTTTCAGACCACGATGGCCTTCATGGAGCCGCGCTATGACCTGCCCCCGGACCTGCGTGACAAGACCATCCGCATCGATTTCAATCCGCGCGTCGATCAGGCCGTTCAGACCCATGTCAACGCGATGATCGCCGCCGCGCCGGGTCAGTGGATGTATTACTGCTATAACGCCGAATACCTGTTCTACCCGTTCTGCGAGACACGCTCGGTCGGCGAGCTGCTGGCGTTCCACACCGAGGAACGCCGCGATGCGATGCTGACCTACGTGGTGGATCTGTACGCCGGCGATCTGAACCAGTTTCCCTTGGCGGTGTCACTGGATGACGCCTACCTGGATCGTTCGGGGTATTACGCGCTGGCGCGCAAGGACGGCGAAAATCACGATCATCCCAAGGAACGGCAGCTGGATTTCTATGGCGGGTTGCGCTGGCGCTACGAGGAACACGTGCCCCAGGCGCGGCGCAAGATCGACAGGATCGGGTTGTTCCGCGCCCAGCCGGGCCTGACCCTGCGCGACGACCACACCTTTTCGATCGAGGAATACAACACTTATGCCTGCCCCTGGCACAACAACCTGACGGCGGCCATCGCATCGTTCCGCACCGCCAAGGCGCTGAAGTCAAACCCCGGAAGCACCTTTGATATCAAGAATTTCCGCTGGCACAATTCGATGCCCTTTGAATGGCATTCGCGGCAATTGCTGGACCTTGGGCTGATGGAGCCGGGGCAGTGGTTCTGAGGCCGCAGGGCTGACGGGGGCTCAGTCTCCGGGCGTCTGGTCGGGGCGTGTGCGGAACAGCTGCATGCCCAGCACTCCGGCAACCGCCGCCGCCGCCAGCAAACCGGCAAGGTCGGTGGCGATCTGCGCGACTTCGACGATCTGCGCGGCAAACAGAAACCCCAGCCCGGTATAAAGGCTGACCCAGACGGCCTCTCCGCTCAGGCTGCCGACGGTGAACCGGTGCCAGCTCAGCCCCATCGCGCCGCCGATGAAGTTGACATAGGGACCAAGCGGGCTGAACAACCAGCGCGTCAGAAAGACCGCGATACCGCCGCGCCGCGTCACCAGGTCGGTTGCCCGCAGCAGGGTCTCGGCGCCCTTGGGGTGCCGGCCCAGCCGCGACACAAGCGGCGCGCCGCCCTTGTTGCCGATCAGATAGCCGGACTGGTCGCCAGCCACCGCGCCGCCGTAGGCCGACAGCACAGCCGTGCCAAGCCCCAGATCGCCCGAGGCGGCAAAGGCCCCGCCAGCCAGCATCAGGAAGGATGACGGGACAGGCAGCGCCAGGCAGGACAGAAAGGTGACGATCATCAGGATCCAGCCACCATACAGCGGAACCAGGGAAACCAGCGCATCAGTCATGCGGATTGGCCCTGAAATCGGCGATGGCGGCATTCAGGTCTTCGATCAGCTGCGCGACCGGCACGCCGCGCTGCTCGGCCAGCTCTTCCAGGGTCTGGCCGGGTTCAAAGGCCCCCTTGGCAAAGCCCAGCGTATCGCCGACCAGTGCCCTGGGGACGGACCAGGAATGCGCCACATAGCCCGGCGTCATCCATTCCATGATCTGCTGGTCACGGTGGGCCGGGTCGGTCCAATACAGCGAATGCAGCGCAAGACGGATGGCAAAGAACAGTGTCAGCGCCAGCGCAAGGGCAAAGGCCCCGGTCAGGATCGGTCGTCTGCGAAAGGCGGCGGAAAGGCGCGTCACCATGGGTCAGGTCAATCCTGTCGCATGCGGCCCGCCAACCACCCTAGGTGCCCATGCCCGCGTCAGGGGCGTCAAAGGTGCACAGCCCGCCATGGCCTTCGGTGGCGCGGACCAGGGCGCCGTTTTCATACAACGCATGGACATAGCGCGGCGCATCACCCGGCCCGTAGGCATAGCTGAGGCAGGATTGGTCCCAGTTCTGCGGGTTCCGTTCAAAGCCGCTTTCTGGACCAAAGGTCAGAAAGGCGTCGTTTTCACTGCTGCCCGGCTTCAGCTTGCTTGCCATGCCATCGTTTGCAGTGGCCCCTGCGCCGGGCGCTGCGCCCTGCATGCAGCCCGCAAGGGACAGCGCGCATAGCCCGGACAGAACGAAACGAAACATGGCAAGGTCCCCTTAAAGGTTGTCGTACTGCGGCATCCCCAGAACGTGGAAACCGCCGTCCACGCGGATGATCTCGCCGGTGGTACAGGCGCCGGCGTCGGAAATCAGGTAAACGGCTGTGCCGCCCACCGCATCCAGCGTGGCATTGCCGCCCAGCGGGGCGTTTTCATCCGTGTGCTTGTAGGTCTTGCGCGCGCCACCGATGGCCGCGCCGGCCAGGGTTTTCATCGGGCCGGGGCTGATGGCGTTGACGCGGATGCCATCGGGGCCAAGATCGTTGGCCAGATAGCGGGTGGCGCTTTCCAGCGCGGCCTTGGCCACACCCATGACGTTGTAATTGGGCGTCACGCGGGTGCTGCCCATGTAGGTCAGGGTGATCAGCGTGCCGCCTTGGGTCATCAGCGGATGCGCCCGGCGCGCCACGTCGATAAAGCTGTAGGCCGAGATATCGAGCGAATTCTTGAAGTTCTCGCGCGAGGTGTTGAGGATGCGGCCCGTCAATTCATTCTTGTCGGAATAGGCGATGGCGTGGATGACGAAATCCAGCCGGTCCCAGCGCGCCGCAAGGGCGTCAAAGGCCGCGTCCAGCGAGGCATCGTCCGTCACGTCGACATCGACCATGAAATCGCTGCCGACGCTGGCTGCCAGCGGCTGCAACCGCTTGCCAAAGGCGTCGCCCTGGTAGGTAAAGGCCAGCTCGGCCCCGGCCTCGGCGCAGGCCTTGGCAATCCCCCAGGCGATGGAACGTTCGTTCGCAACACCCATGACAAGCCCGCGCTTGCCCTTCAAAGACATGATCATCGTCTGAATATCCTGATTTAATCGCGCAATTTCGACAGGATCATCGACCCGTTCGTGCCGCCAAAGCCAAAAGAGTTGGTCATCACGCTGTCCAGCCCGGCGTTTTCCACAAGGCTTGTGGCGATTTCCGCAGGTTTCAGGGCCGGGTCCAGCGTTTCGACGTTGATCGACGGGATGATGAAGTCATGCTCGAGCGCCAGCAGGCAATAGATCGCCTCTTGTGCGCCGGTGGCGCCCTGGCTGTGGCCGGTCATCGACTTGGTCGAGGACACCGGCGGGGTCGATCCATCGCCGAACACCCGGCGCACCGCTTCGATCTCGCCCACATCGCCGACAGGGGTCGAGGTGCCGTGCGCGTTGATATAGCTGACCTTGCGGCCCTCGGGCAGGGTGGACAGGGCCACGCGCATCGCCCGTTCGCCGCCTTCGCCGGACGGGGCGACCATGTCGGCGCCGTCGGACGTCGCGCCATAGCCGGTAACCTCGGCATAGATCTTGGCGCCGCGGGCGCGGGCGTGCTCCAGCTCTTCCAGCACGACGATACCGCCGCCGCCGCCGATCACGAACCCGTCGCGGTTCGCGTCAAAGGCGCGCGAGGCTTTTTCCGGCGTGTCGTTATACTTGGACGACATCGCGCCCATGGCGTCGAACAGGCAGGACAGGGTCCAGTCCAGTTCCTCTCCGCCGCCTGCGAACATCACATCCTGCTTGCCCATCATGATCTGTTCCGCCGCGTTGCCGATGCAATGCAAGCTGGTCGAGCAGGCCGAGGTGATCGAATAGTTGATGCCCTTGATCTGGTAGGCCGTCGCAAGGTTGGCCGACACGGTCGAGCACATGCATTTCGGAACCGCAAAGGGCCCGATCCGCTTGGTCGAGCCATTGTTCAGAACCGCCTGATGCGCC contains these protein-coding regions:
- a CDS encoding hemolysin family protein: MGDNDDPSNAAQGAQVTGPTDKTENDSPGVIRRLFGWIGGDQQATSPVNGSTPPRPEPPRHGMINLRRMRVEDVAIPKAEIVAVPSTITKDDLAQVFRDTGLTRVPVFEGTLDTPVGIAHLKDFALQHGFNGTGQRFNLKRMVRPLLFVPPSMPIGVLLTKMQAERRHMALVIDEYGGVDGLVTIEDLIEQVIGEIEDEHDTDEGQYWTKERSGCYLALSKTPLNDFEAELGMPLTDHDEIDEEEIDTLGGLVFMLAGRVPVRGEVVRHPAGLEFEVVDADPRRIKRLRVRLPGAAGSGAAAVPAAEKPTTQAGDQTGA
- the ybeY gene encoding rRNA maturation RNase YbeY: MLTDTIIEDARWDQAGLETLAEQAAQAVLRHLGIAEEDHEIAVLGCDDTRIAALNADFRGKPTPTNVLSWPSEDLSAEIPGENPLPPELPELGDIAIAFQTCEREAQEQGKPFADHVTHLVIHAVLHLLGYDHIRDADATLMEGIEVAILGKLGVPDPYRELDGPSGL
- a CDS encoding PhoH family protein; the encoded protein is MNTGTLTEAILEFPDNRLLIDLCGEYDRNLTDIETRTGVQILRRGNFLAVHGTPEAQAEATEVLRALYERLEQGREVSRGEIDRQFRMGDDSGPDDQLEMFQGGKVEIKTRKKLIEPRTEAQKAYVRALFENEMAFGIGPAGTGKTYLAVAVGVNMLINGEVDKIILSRPAVEAGEKLGYLPGDMKEKVDPYMQPLYDALNDFLPGKQLAKMIEEKTVEIAPLAFMRGRTLSNAFVVLDEAQNATSMQMKMFLTRLGEGSRMVITGDRTQVDLPRGMPSGLADAERLLNAIPKISFNYFTSKDVVRHPLVAAIIEAYEKDAEQG
- a CDS encoding OmpA family protein; amino-acid sequence: MANRISKAVGAIALAALTGITASAPAMADGTGQKEPFISTQNTRTIKGEQYIPGIWIDPDGCEHWVMDDGVEGYMDIHLDRKGLPVCNRGNTCGVMNTDQFFATDSHRISAAGKQKLAEFFQSASAQAYIIAGHTDSRASDEYNMRLSYNRALAVANVAKSIGANISDVRGYGERWPVASNGTSTGMAKNRRVEIICIR
- the miaB gene encoding tRNA (N6-isopentenyl adenosine(37)-C2)-methylthiotransferase MiaB, producing the protein MTQPKKLFIKTYGCQMNVYDSERMAEAMGGQGYVTTDSPDDADMILLNTCHIREKAAEKVYSELGRYKGLKTAKPDLKIGVAGCVAQAEGEEIMRRQPMVDLVVGPQSYHRLPDLTAKAIAGERALDTDFPEEDKFEHLKARPKAARGPTAFLTVQEGCDKFCAFCVVPYTRGAEVSRPANRVMTEARDLVERGVREITLLGQNVNAYHGHDGGLAGLIRELATIDGLERIRFTTSHPNDMDDALIAAHGDCDKLMPYLHLPVQAGSDKILKRMNRSHTAEQYLKLIERLRAARPDLHLSGDFIVGFPEETEADFQDTLALIEAVKYGSAFSFKYSERPGTPAAERPQMDEAEKDDRLQRLQALLTRQQRELQDAMVGREVTVLFEKPGRMPGQMVGKSEYLHAVHVSGASLARGDLAKVRIVSSGPNSLKGELIPGEG
- a CDS encoding DedA family protein, which encodes MTDALVSLVPLYGGWILMIVTFLSCLALPVPSSFLMLAGGAFAASGDLGLGTAVLSAYGGAVAGDQSGYLIGNKGGAPLVSRLGRHPKGAETLLRATDLVTRRGGIAVFLTRWLFSPLGPYVNFIGGAMGLSWHRFTVGSLSGEAVWVSLYTGLGFLFAAQIVEVAQIATDLAGLLAAAAVAGVLGMQLFRTRPDQTPGD
- a CDS encoding enoyl-ACP reductase FabI, which codes for MIMSLKGKRGLVMGVANERSIAWGIAKACAEAGAELAFTYQGDAFGKRLQPLAASVGSDFMVDVDVTDDASLDAAFDALAARWDRLDFVIHAIAYSDKNELTGRILNTSRENFKNSLDISAYSFIDVARRAHPLMTQGGTLITLTYMGSTRVTPNYNVMGVAKAALESATRYLANDLGPDGIRVNAISPGPMKTLAGAAIGGARKTYKHTDENAPLGGNATLDAVGGTAVYLISDAGACTTGEIIRVDGGFHVLGMPQYDNL
- the fabB gene encoding beta-ketoacyl-ACP synthase I, translating into MRRVVVTGLGVVSSIGNNADEVLASLKAGKSGITANEAMKEHGFRSQIAGDIKLNVADHIDKRTLRFMGPGAAYAYIAMGQAIADSGLEEKDIVNPRTGLVAGSGGPSTSAMLVAHQAVLNNGSTKRIGPFAVPKCMCSTVSANLATAYQIKGINYSITSACSTSLHCIGNAAEQIMMGKQDVMFAGGGEELDWTLSCLFDAMGAMSSKYNDTPEKASRAFDANRDGFVIGGGGGIVVLEELEHARARGAKIYAEVTGYGATSDGADMVAPSGEGGERAMRVALSTLPEGRKVSYINAHGTSTPVGDVGEIEAVRRVFGDGSTPPVSSTKSMTGHSQGATGAQEAIYCLLALEHDFIIPSINVETLDPALKPAEIATSLVENAGLDSVMTNSFGFGGTNGSMILSKLRD